One Thunnus maccoyii chromosome 14, fThuMac1.1, whole genome shotgun sequence genomic window carries:
- the LOC121911672 gene encoding B-cadherin-like: protein MGSARFAVLGILIVVFQALTLVSAEDPTCVPGFELDMLTFKVTRKHLRQGMRLGKVGFTDCSDRTRFLFNSDDSRFMVQTDGILTVKREVVLHDGHTEFFIHSWDSQGRKITVPVRVLHHGHHHGHHHGNHHQNVEHHHGDHKHHNHQHHPTEVDSANNTESAADPQVPVLHFPKSGEGLKRSKRDWVIPDLSVTENDRGPYPLKVSQIRSNEDKIKKIYYSITGPGADQPPVGLFSMDRNTGILYVTQPLDREKQAKYTFQAHAVAEGSGNAEEPMDIIVNVIDQNDNKPTFEKDTFLGQVAEASPIGFEVIQVVAVDLDQPNTDNSDIRYRIMSQDPELPSKSMFVINANTGAIRVNAPGLDREKYPKYTLVVQVADMLGEGLSNVAKVILTVTDSNDNAPAFTQPSYDGSVAENKVDALVLTMSVTDGDEPHSPAWNAKFKIVDGDPGQLFTVKTGTNKHEGILTTAKGLDFEKSRQHTLLIAVENEIPFAISLPTATATVVVNVLDVNEAPVFDPVEKLVSKPEDLPINSEVVQYTASDPDTALKQTVMYKVISDPAGWLTVNKETGLITVKSKMDRESHFVLDNKYTALIGAYDNDEVPATGTGTLIIQLEDVNDNAPTIDEREITVCNKESAPQLLSVTDKDGPGFAAPYRVSLQGTTKTNWTARMNDTKTGIILSLVTDLASGVYTVVLRVADNQGMDQDSTLKATVCDCTGADVHCSDIREAGGANLPVILGILGGILLLLMLVLLLLVFARRGRAEKKEPLLQDDDIRDNIYYYDEEGGGEDDQDFDLSVLHRGLDNRPEVFRNDVVPNFMPAAQYQYRPRPANPDEIGNFIDDNLKAADNDPTAPPYDSLLVFDYEGGGSDAGSLSSLNSSSSGDQDYDCLSEWGPRFKKLADMYGGGEDDML from the exons ATGGGGAGCGCTCGGTTCGCGGTTTTGGGCATTTTAATCGTCGTTTTTCAG GCCTTGACTTTAGTGTCTGCTGAGGATCCAACATGTGTACCTGGATTCGAGTTGGATATGTTGACTTTCAAAGTGACCAGAAAGCACCTACGACAGGGCATGAGGCTGGGCAAAG TGGGCTTCACTGACTGCTCAGATCGCACAAGATTTCTTTTCAACAGTGATGACAGCCGTTTCATGGTACAGACAGACGGCATATTGACA gtGAAGAGAGAGGTTGTTCTTCATGACGGACACACAGAATTCTTCATCCACTCATGGGACTCACAAGGTCGCAAGATAACCGTTCCTGTCAGGGTATTGCACCACGGGCATCACCATGggcatcaccatggcaaccaccaCCAAAATGTTGAGCATCATCATGGAGACCACAAACACCACAACCATCAGCACCATCCTACTGAAGTAGACTCTGCAAATAACACAGAG agTGCAGCCGATCCACAGGTGCCTGTTCTGCATTTTCCCAAGTCTGGTGAAGGACTGAAGAGGAGCAAGAGAGACTGGGTTATCCCTGACCTCAGTGTTACTGAGAATGACAGAGGACCATACCCCCTAAAAGTATCTCAA ATCCGATCCaatgaagataaaataaagaagaTCTATTACAGCATTACTGGTCCAGGAGCTGATCAGCCTCCTGTTGGCCTTTTCAGCATGGACAGAAACACGGGTATTCTGTATGTCACACAACCACTGGACAGAGAGAAGCAGGCCAAGTACACT tttcAAGCACACGCTGTGGCAGAGGGTTCAGGAAATGCTGAGGAGCCCATGGACATTATAGTGAATGTAATTGACCAGAATGACAACAAACCGACTTTTGAGAAAGACACCTTCTTAGGACAAGTTGCTGAGGCTTCACCGATAG GTTTTGAAGTGATTCAGGTCGTGGCTGTAGATTTGGACCAGCCAAACACTGACAACTCGGATATCCGCTACCGTATTATGAGCCAGGACCCAGAGTTGCCCAGCAAATCCATGTTTGTCATCAACGCAAACACTGGGGCCATCAGAGTCAATGCCCCTGGGCTAGACAGAGAG AAATACCCAAAGTATACTCTGGTGGTACAGGTAGCTGACATGCTGGGAGAAGGGTTGAGTAACGTAGCCAAAGTAATCCTCACTGTCACAGATAGCAACGACAACGCTCCAGCCTTCACTCAGCCCTCC TATGACGGATCAGTTGCAGAAAATAAAGTGGACGCTCTGGTCCTTACGATGTCAGTAACAGATGGTGATGAGCCACATTCTCCCGCCTGGAATGCCAAGTTCAAGATTGTTGATGGTGATCCTGGACAACTTTTCACTGTGAAAACAGGAACTAACAAACATGAAGGAATCCTCACTACTGCCAAG GGTCTTGACTTTGAGAAGAGCCGCCAGCACACTCTGTTGATTGCAGTGGAGAATGAGATTCCTTTTGCTATTTCGCTGCCCACTGCCACCGCCACCGTGGTGGTGAATGTGCTAGACGTTAATGAAGCTCCAGTCTTTGATCCAGTGGAAAAGCTTGTGTCAAAACCAGAGGACCTTCCCATTAACAGTGAAGTGGTGCAGTACACTGCCTCTGATCCGGACACTGCACTCAAACAGACAGTCAT GTATAAAGTAATTAGCGACCCAGCGGGCTGGTTGACTGTGAATAAAGAGACGGGCCTGATTACAGTGAAGAGCAAGATGGACAGAGAGTCCCACTTTGTACTAGACAACAAATACACAGCACTCATTGGTGCATATGACAATG ATGAAGTCCCAGCCACAGGAACTGGTACTCTGATCATCCAGCTGGAAGATGTTAATGACAACGCACCCACCATTGATGAACGTGAAATCACG gtGTGTAACAAGGAATCGGCTCCTCAACTGCTGTCGGTAACGGATAAAGACGGGCCAGGCTTTGCCGCTCCATACAGAGTCTCTCTACAGGGCACGACTAAGACCAACTGGACTGCTAGGATGAACGACACca AAACGGGCATCATCCTGAGTTTAGTTACTGACCTGGCCAGTGGAGTGTACACTGTGGTCCTGAGAGTTGCAGACAACCAGGGCATGGATCAGGACAGCACCTTGAAGGCCACAGTGTGCGACTGCACTGGGGCAGACGTGCACTGCAGTGATATAAGGGAGGCAGGTGGCGCAAACCTGCCCGTTATCCTGGGAATACTGGGAGGCATCCTGTTGCTGCTCA tgctggtgctgctgctgctggtgtttgcAAGACGGGGAAGAGCAGAGAAGAAGGAGCCTCTACTGCAGGATGACGATATCAGAGACAACATCTATTACTATGATGAAGAGGGAGGCGGAGAGGACGATCAG GACTTTGATCTGAGTGTTCTCCACCGTGGTCTGGACAACAGGCCCGAGGTGTTCAGGAACGACGTGGTGCCAAACTTCATGCCAGCTGCTCAGTACCAGTACCGGCCCCGCCCAGCCAACCCGGATGAAATCGGCAACTTCATCGACGAT AACCTGAAGGCAGCCGACAATGACCCGACAGCGCCCCCCTATGATTCCCTGCTGGTGTTTGACTATGAGGGAGGTGGTTCTGACGCAGGAAGCCTGTCATCTCTGAACTCGTCGAGTAGCGGAGACCAGGACTACGACTGCCTCAGTGAATGGGGACCCCGCTTCAAGAAACTGGCAGACATGTACGGAGGAGGAGAAGACGACATGCTGTAA